One part of the Conexibacter woesei Iso977N genome encodes these proteins:
- the eno gene encoding phosphopyruvate hydratase: protein MSAIERVHARQILDSRGNPTVEVELALRSGATGRAAVPSGASTGEFEATELRDGGSEWLGKGVGQAVANVNGEIAETIAGLDASDQAGLDARLIELDGTPNKSRLGANAILGVSLAAAHAAAAEESLPLWRYLGGESAHILPVPMMNVLNGGAHADNSVDFQEFMIVPVGATSFSEGLRYGAEVFHALKKTLHDKGLGTTVGDEGGFAPNLESNEAALELLVAGIAAAGYKPGDDIAIALDPATSEIYKGGVYDLEHEGRKLTAAELAAYWGELAGKYPILSIEDGMDEEDWDGWKALTDEIGDTVQLVGDDLFVTNVERLRRGIDAGVGNSILIKVNQIGTLTETLAAISLARENGYTAVMSHRSGETEDVTIADLAVATGCGQIKTGAPSRSDRVAKYNQLLRIEEALGTDATYPGRSVFRS from the coding sequence GCTGCCGTGCCGTCCGGCGCGTCGACCGGTGAGTTCGAGGCGACGGAGCTGCGGGACGGCGGCTCGGAGTGGCTGGGCAAGGGCGTCGGGCAGGCGGTGGCGAACGTGAACGGGGAGATCGCGGAGACGATCGCGGGGCTCGACGCGTCGGATCAGGCGGGGTTGGATGCCAGGCTCATCGAGTTGGACGGGACGCCGAACAAGTCCCGGCTCGGCGCGAACGCGATCCTCGGCGTGTCGCTGGCCGCGGCGCACGCGGCCGCGGCGGAGGAGTCGCTGCCGCTGTGGCGCTACCTCGGCGGCGAGAGCGCGCACATCCTGCCGGTCCCGATGATGAACGTGCTCAACGGCGGGGCGCACGCGGACAACAGCGTGGACTTCCAGGAGTTCATGATCGTGCCGGTCGGGGCGACGTCGTTCAGCGAGGGGCTCCGGTACGGCGCCGAGGTCTTCCACGCGCTGAAGAAGACGCTGCACGACAAGGGGCTCGGGACGACCGTCGGCGACGAGGGCGGCTTCGCGCCGAACCTGGAGTCCAACGAGGCGGCGCTGGAGCTGCTGGTCGCGGGCATCGCGGCCGCCGGCTACAAGCCGGGCGACGACATCGCGATCGCGCTGGATCCCGCGACGTCGGAGATCTACAAGGGCGGCGTCTACGACCTGGAGCACGAGGGCCGGAAGCTGACCGCCGCCGAGCTCGCCGCCTACTGGGGCGAGCTGGCCGGCAAGTACCCGATCCTGTCGATCGAGGACGGCATGGACGAGGAGGACTGGGACGGCTGGAAGGCGCTGACCGACGAGATCGGCGACACCGTCCAGCTCGTCGGCGACGACCTCTTCGTCACCAACGTCGAGCGGCTGAGGCGCGGCATCGACGCCGGCGTCGGCAACTCGATCCTGATCAAGGTCAACCAGATCGGGACCCTGACCGAGACGCTCGCCGCCATCTCCCTGGCCCGCGAGAACGGCTACACCGCCGTCATGTCCCACCGCTCGGGCGAGACCGAAGACGTCACCATCGCCGACCTCGCCGTCGCAACCGGCTGCGGCCAGATCAAGACCGGCGCCCCGAGCCGCTCTGACCGCGTCGCGAAGTACAACCAGCTGCTGCGCATCGAAGAAGCCCTCGGCACCGACGCGACCTACCCGGGGCGGTCGGTCTTCCGCTCGTAA
- a CDS encoding FtsB family cell division protein, which yields MALLVVLIGVVGLYVGPAISFVSTYREAKARRGEVRTLQAENDRLRARRKALQSKSTMEREARRLGLVRPGEKPFIVRGLPGDR from the coding sequence GTGGCGTTGCTCGTCGTCCTGATCGGCGTCGTCGGCCTCTATGTCGGGCCGGCGATCAGCTTCGTCTCCACCTACCGCGAGGCCAAGGCCCGCCGCGGCGAGGTCCGGACCCTCCAGGCCGAGAACGACCGCCTCCGCGCCCGCAGGAAGGCCCTGCAGTCCAAGTCCACGATGGAGCGCGAAGCGCGCCGCCTCGGCCTCGTCAGGCCGGGCGAGAAGCCCTTCATCGTCAGGGGCCTTCCGGGCGATCGCTAG